The sequence TGCAATCAGATATATTACTCATTTACTAGATTACGCAATGAATCGTCCGCGCTACTTGACCTACGCCTTATCTACACTTCTTAAGGTGGTGCTTGTCAGTCTGTTAAGTTTTGAGGGATTTACTCAGCGGGTTGACCTAGCTCTGCATCAGCTCCCGGCGGCCCTTGATACGACTACTGGCGAACTAACCTATATACAAGTCATTGACGTCCCTAATACCCCGGCCAGTGTTTTATTTGATCGGGCGAGGTCGTGGTGCATGGATACCTTTAGGTCGTCCAAATCAGTGATCGATTACGAAGATAAGGCGAGCGGCGTGATTGCGGCTAAGCCACTGGTATACACCAAAAGTCGCAACGGTTCGACGGCGCAGCGGGTCGTGATTGATATTCGGTGTAAAGACGGTAAGTACCGTTGCGAAGTCCATCCCTACGAGTTCACCACCACTACGTTAGCCACGCCTGTCATTACTCCTTTCCGAGACTTTAATTTGCGAATCATCGAACAAATCAGACAGAAAGGACGTGTTGCTGGTTGGCAGTTCGCCCACTTGCAAGCGATGGATGCTCAGTTCAAAGCCTTTCTGACAAGCATTGAAGCGGCTATGAAGCAGCCCGGTAAGAGTGAGTTCTAATCACCGTTACGTCAACTAGCCCCCGGTGGGCTGATTGCTCATCAGATTTGGCCAAGTCTTTTTGGCTACAGGCCACAACAAACTAAATTATCTTTAGTCAGTACGTCGGGGCGTCCAGGGAGCTTTACGCCCATGGATACGACCGAACGGCTCTCCGTCAGCATAGACGGCAACCTCTCCGGCTTTGAGCGGTCTATTGGCCGAGCAGTGGGTCTGCTGGCGCGGGTCGAAGCGGCCGGTTCACGGGCGGGGCGAGGTTTTGATAATGGGTTCGGTGCTTCGATAACCCGAACGACCCAGCGCGTCGGCCTGAGCATTGAACAGCTCAACAACCGGCTCGCCCTGCTGACCCAGCGGCGGAATCTCTCATTGGATACGGGCGTTATCGCCCGCACCAATCGGGAAATCGACGGGTTGCAGCGGCGCATCAATCAGTTGCAGAACACCGGCCTGTCTACGTCAAGCTCAACAGGTTTTGACTTGTCTGGCTTCATCGGCCCGACGGCAGCCATCACGGCAGCGACTACCGCTGTCACCGCCCTGAAAGGGGCCCTTAACATTGCCGACGAAATGAACCGGCTCGATGCCGGACTCAAAGCGGTATCCACCTCCAGTGCGGACTTCGCCCGGATGCAAAGCTTCCTGCGGGGGCTTTCGGATCAGTTGGGCATCAGCTACAGCGCCCTGGCCGACGGCTACAAGGGGCTAAAGGCGTCGACCAACGGCACGAACCTGCAAGGTGCCGAAACCGAACGGATATTCAGGTCGGTCGTCAACGCGGGCGCCGCCCTCAAGCTCTCGAACGAAGAGGTGAAAGGGTCACTGCGTGCTCTGACCCAGATGATGAGCACCGGTACGGTGCAGTCCGATGAGTTAAAGAGCGAGTTAGCTTCCCACCTACCCAACGCGTTTGGCCTGGCCGCCAAGGCGATGGGCGTTACCACGTCTGAGCTGAGCAAACTGCTTGAGCGGGGCGAGGTGCTGGCTTCCGACATGCTGCCCAAACTGGCGACCCAGCTTGAGAAGACCTACGGCAAAAACGCGACGGACAACGTCAACAACCTGACAGGCGCTACCACCCGGTTGACCAACCAGAGTCGGGAACTGATTCAGTCTTTCGACAACGCGAGCGGGGCCTCCACGTTCTTTGCTTCTATTGTCAACGGGGCCGCCGATAGCCTGCGGGGTATCCGTCAACTGGTCGAGGATAAGTCGTGGGCGGTGCTGGCTAATCAATTACTGCGGCTCAAAGACAATCCGGTTTCCCTATTCGTGGGCAACAATGTTCTGACCCAGGCGTCGCTGGTCGCCAAAGATCGCCAGCAGTTTGCGGGCATGGACCGGACCGCGCAACAGGCCCGCCTTCAGGGGTTAAAAGATTCGATCGAGCAGCGTCGTAGTCAGATCACGGACCTTGACAGGGGTAAACTGAAAGATTCGGTCATCAAGCCTAAATTCTACTACGACTTAAAGAAGACCTTAGCGACCGAAGAGGCCTCATTAGCGGCCCTATTGAGCGACTTCAAAAAGCCATTTAATCAGGTACTATCCAGCCGCACCGCCAACGCCCCGGTCGCCAACCTGCCGAAGCCAGTCACGGATTACGTTGATATCTATAAAAAAGACAAGGATCGTTATGACGCGTTGATTCAGAAGCGGGAAGCCCTGCGAGCCTATAACCAGTCGCTTAACGCAGCGGATAGCCATGAATTGGCAGCGTTGCAGACGAAGATGGAGCGGGCTAACCCCAAGAAGTACGGCCCTAAGCCTATTGCCCAGTCGATTCGGCAGGACACGACCATCGACATTCTCAAACGGATTCAGGGCAACCTGAAGAAGGAAATCGAATCGCTGCTAGCCGACGGGGTTCCTTTTGACCAATTACCAACTCAACTGCTCGATAACTACGAAGCGGTGGTCAAAAAGGTAGCTGTCGCCGAGGAGGAAACCAAAAAACTGGAAGAAGCGACCAAACGGCTAGTCACCAAGATAGAGTCACTGAGCCAACTTAAAATTCGTGGTGGGGCAGGTGCGCCTAAACGAGCCAGCGGGGGGCGTGAAAGTGCCGATGATTCGGCAAATCGGGCCGAATTACTGGGCGTCCCTACCGTTTCGGCAAGCGGTGACTTTGGTAAATATGGTGCCCATATCAGCACGGTCACGAGTCACATGGACGACTACGTGGCGCAGTACACCGCGAAGCTGAAACAAAGCAGGGACGCCATCCAAGCCAGCAAGGCGATGTTTACCGACATGGGGACCGGCGCAATTACCGCCCTAAGCGAATCGATCATGCGGGATTTGAACGAAGGCAAAGCGCCGTTACAAAACGCATTATCCCTTATATCCGGCATACTGGGCGACTTCATTATGCAGTTAGGACAGACGGTATTGAAAACGGGTAGTCTGGAATTGCTGGCTGGAGCCTTCCCTGGCCTGCAAGGTTTTTTACTGACGGGGCCGGCCAAGATTGGGGCGGGTCTGGCGCTGATCGCAGGCGGGGCCGCGCTGAAAACTGCGAAGTTTGCCGAGGGTGGTCACGTCATTGGACAGGGTACGGGTACGTCCGACAGCATTCCGGCTTGGCTGTCAAATGGGGAATATGTGCTGAAAGCCTCGGCGGTAAACCGGTTAGGCGTAGGCTTTCTGAATCACCTCAACCAGGGGCGGCTTCCCGGCTTAGCAACGGGCGGCCTGGTTGGGGCCGTGAACACGCCCCAATTCGGAGTTCGGGGCAGTGACGCGTATGAGCGGGCTAATTACCAAATGGCCAAAGGCGAATCGAGCAACAGCCGGTCACAAAAACTGGACCTTAAGTTAAGTAGTCAGGTAAGGGGCACTGACTTACAATTGATTCAAGACCGGCAAGCCAGAAAAAACCGTTACTTTGGCCGAGATTAGTCCGGCCATACAGCTTCGATTATACCGTCGTTTTAGCCTTTTGCTTAATCAAGCGATCTAGCATGGCCTCCAGAAATTCATCGGTAACTTCATCGACGCAATCCAGGCTACTTTGATAAAAACTTGATTCGCTTAGATCAATCGTTTTCTCGACTGCAATGTTGAGGTGCCGTTGGATTGATTCCAGTTTCTGCACAATGACGGCCTGATTCTGAATAATCACCGCATTATAGGCCATTGTCCGAATCTGCTGGCGATAAAGCAACTCCAGCACTTCTGCCATTGGCAGGTTGATATAATCAGGTTTGTTGGCCATTCTTCTGACTTGAATAAATCAATCTACTCTGAGTTAGGGGGGATCAATCTTGTTACTCGCCCGTGTTTATACGCGCTGTATGTTCGCGTATCGCCTCAAAAAAGCCGCTGTCATCCTGTGGAACATCATACCCTTGGCGCTCCATTTCCCGATCAAGGGCGGCAAAGAAGCGATCGTTCTGCTGCGACCTGCTTTGACTCGGCTTGTAATGCTGTTCGTCAGAGGGTAGTGGCAACAGTTCGTTTCGACTCTTCTGGTTCTTCGCCTCGACGTTGGTGTTATAGAGCAGAAATATCAACTCCCGCGTTTGCAACCAGCTTTGTTCACTCGCTCGGTTCGCCTTGCGGGCGTAGCCTTCGAGTTTGAGCTGGTAAATGCCCCAGGTATAGCCGAAGTAGAACCGGTACACATCCATTCCCAACTCTCCGAGGGCGACGCGACCGATTTCTGCCCACGTTTCACCAACGTCTAGGACTTTGGGATGCTGTCAGTCGTTTCGGGTTGAGGACCTACGGCGTCCGCTTCTGCTTGTTCGAGGGCTTGCTTCTGGCGTTCAGCCCAGGTGATAAAGTCTTCGCCGACGATAGAGGAGTAAAACAACATACTCATTTCGTCCTGTTGCTCAGCCGTGAACGTCTGGACAATGTCCGCCGCCTCGTAGGGAGTAATGACTTTGCGATTACCTTGCTCATAGCCCGCCCGGACCATTTCGATCAGCCCGTTCAACTGGGTGTGCCCGTTGAAATAAGCAACGACGGAGAAAATGGTCGGGTAGGTCTGTGTAGCGAGATTGAATTGCTTCAAGGCAAAGATGCCGAAGACCAGCTTATGGCCGTTGGCATGGTAGGTACATTGTTCGAGCGTCATCATGGGCCGAAGCTCCACAAAGCCATTCGGGTAAAGACTAAATAGAATTTAGTTTCAGTGGGAAAATAATCTCCAGAAAATTGAGCTAATTGGTAGTGGGGCAACTTGTGACTTGTTTTTAATTACCCTATTTTGGCCAGAATTGGACATGACCATGCTACTAAGATCAGCTTGGCGGTTAACCCTTATATTTTCCCTTTTCGTGAGCTTTGCCAGGCATAAGGCAAGTTCATGACGATGAGTGTTTGTGTGTAGATACCTTTTCGGAGCTATGCCTATTTTTGGGTTGTCTACTGTGTATTTAGTGTCTATGGGTGGTAACATAGCACCGAACATTGACTTTCCACAAATTCGGCTTACCAGATAGTTTCTTCCCTGTTTACGCAGTTCTCCACATTGATCAGTCCACCTAATATTTATCAGTTATTCTAGTAAACAATTAATGACTTATCTAGTATCGTCATAACTTAAAATAAAAAATAATGGAAAACGTACCAAGCTACTTTGACAGGCTACTTTGGTTCTTGTATAGAGTATTTTTTGTATTTCTTTTTCCTTGTGTTTTTCTCGTTGGCTCATATGCAATTCATAGCTATATATATAACAAGGGCTATTACCAAAGCGTTAACATACAATATTTCTATGAAACAATACAAAAATGGTCATTCTTCAATAAGACTATCATTATTCTAGGAGTATGCTTAATAATGAATCTTATCGTCGAATCATTTTCTGAATATTTCTTGAATTTTGACGACATAGTAGAAGAAAAGATAGAAGAAGATGGCTTTTATAAAAAATTCAAATCATCAATACAGAAAAAGATTAAGGAACGTTATAACTCAGAATCAGATGTAACTGCAAACGAGATAAGTTATTTGATGAGATTCAAACTCATGGAGAGATATTTATCATTCAACAATTATTACTGGTACTTATACATGAACTATAAGTTATCAATCAATCTTGCCACCTTTTTACTACTATCGCTTTTAATCTATTTACCTATTACACTAAAGGTGATCTTTGACCTTAACGCTAACACAGTAACCTTTTATTATATTTTGCAACTAATATTAACAAGTTTGCACATCTATTTCAGCAGAATTTTTATGGACAAAGAACCTGAATACAATAAAAAAGACCCTAAAGTTCAAAAATTAAGCCATAGAAATACGCTCAGAATTATCTTTTTCTTACTTGAGCTTCTAGCAATGATGTGTTTGTGGTTATTTATAAACACTGGCCATAGCGTAATACTCATATTTTCAGCCAATCTTGCTTTCTATCCGTTATTCTGTTTACTCCTCCGATTTAGTTACCACTATAGATCTATTGGCAAAAGTGTTGCAATCGATGCTTACATAAGTTTAGCAGAACAATAATAACAATGAATAACAATGAAAAAGACTTTCTCAAATTCTACATGGAACAAACATGGGAAGAAATGAGACATGTTGAGAATTTAAGGGAGAAGGTAACCGTCATAGTAGTCACTGTTTCAACTGCAATTATCGGCTTTATTATGCAGCAAAAATTTGCGATTGAGACTAAACCACTTATGGGTTTCGTAATTGTACTAGGCATCTTCGGTTCGTTAATGGTATTGAAACTATACCATATACATCAAAGAGATCAGAGAAGACTGGATAAGTGGTATCAATATTATGAAAAAGCTTGTGGTGATAATCCCCAGATTTTACTCTTGAGAGATGAAGCAGATGATGAAACGGGAAAATTTTTCTTTCCTATTTCTAAGCTAAAACATCATTACTTTTGGTCATTGATACATCTATTCGTAACAGCTGCGGGTATTTTCTTCTTACTAACATCGTATCCAGAAAATAAGCCAAAGACATTTGATAGAGCTTCACCAAAAGGCTCAAAGAACTTTAAGGTTGATAGCACTGTGAAGCTATAATTTTACATATGATAAGTTCTTTTGATTGCTTCCGATTAGTACGGAGGGTAGCCGACAGTGAGCATACTAAAACTTATCTCTTACTGTAAATGATATGATAAGTACAGGTTTAGATTTAGCCATTGCTATCAATATGGCTGAAAATAGAGCAGGCAATGTGCTTAGTAAGGCCGCGTTTAAGCTCACAAAAAACAAATATCTTAAAAAGCAGTACAATGGATTAAAAGCCAATGTCAAATATGCTTCAAATATTCTAGCCAGAAATGGCGACAGTATAACTATTCACTTAGCTTTTTCAAATAAGAATGAAATGAATGCCTATGTTACAAAACTGAGAATGTACAAATCCAGATACTTAATAGTATGTTATGCAGGTTTATATGATTATTGTCATAATTTATTCATGTGGTTGATGAGTTCTAATAAATTCTTTCCAATCATCTTTGCAAATCCTAAAGTAGACGTAACTGATGATATTGAAAAGCTATCAAAGTATCTCGTCATTAATAAGAAAATTGATTTATCAAGATTATCAGTACCTTATATTTTATCAAACTCCGTAAAAGATGACATTTTCACGAAAGGCTCCCGAAATGATTATGCTTTGCTTTTGACTAGCATAGCAGTTGAATTTTTATTTTTCCATGAAATGACTCATATTGATCATGGACATATAGATTATTTAAAAAATACAGTTTCTGGATTTGAAACATTGTACAGTTTAGATGATACTAATACAGCAAGTAATCAATTACATAACGATATTATAGGATTGGAACAGGAAGCTGACCTTGGCGCTGCCGAATTCTTATTTGATTCTTATTGGGACCTACAATATAAAGGCACACTAATGAAATTATTCGATACATTTTTAACATCAACGGATAATCTTATTTTTACAATTTTTTACTCCCTGGTTTGGCTCTTCCACCTTGTTCAGGACTGTAGGGAATACCGTGGATTAGCAAGTAGTAACTGTCACCCTAGCCCTGAATGCCGAATACTTTCTGTTTTCCGTATATTCTACGTTCTTTCAAAGAATAAAAATGGAAATCCTGATTTAGTACAAAAACAGTTCGCAGTTGCTATTGAAAATTATCTAGCTACCTGTGAGGTATCAGGAATAACACCTCATATCAAGCCCAACATTTTCTCGAGTAACTCCCTAGCTTCTCAGGAGTTGATCAGAGTAGAGGAAACCCGTCTACGACTTCTCAAGGAATTAAAACCGTATCAATACTCTAGAAAATTCTAGATAACTTCACAGTATTTCAGAATTCCGTATTTCACAAGTAACACGCTTATAAGAACAGCAGAGCCAGGAATTACAATTGGGTTAATGATGGAAACGATTAGGCTAGCAATGTTCACTGACGTATTCAACTCTTCAGACTGCATTACCTTGATGAGTTTTTTATTATTACAAATTTTACTTCTAAGTTGGCTTTGATAGGCATCAAATAGAGACTTGCCAACTTCACGCTTTTCCTCTGGCATTTCTATACCTCGCAAGCCCTGATGTTGAATGGCTAGCTCACCGATTTGTTCATAAATCGTTTCACTGTTAAGCTGCAAAACTTCTTCTACAGAGTGTAGCATGTCTTTTGTTTTTTACGTGAAAGTTTGGCAATAATAAGAAATTACTCATGAGACCTTTGGAAAAACTCGTCTTTCAACTCTAGCCTTATCCAAGGGAGCATGTTCGAATTAATTACAAACAGCGACTTTGTAGTTTGAATCCCTGCTCCGTATTTACAAGATTAGTGGCTGATCAATGACAAACTCAGCCAATTTGTACTTTTGCATTAAAATTAATCGCTTTGTTTATTATGCCATCTATCGACCTGCGCTTTTTCGCGCCTGAAGACAACGCCAAACCGAAACCCATACGCGAATCAAAAGCGCCTAAACTCGTAAAGGCTCCCGGCCACATCTCAACGGATGGTAAGCTGGTGCTTCCTCAGAAATCAGTCATACAACTCGGTTTTGACCCATTATCAATTCGCTTCAAAATTGGCGCTGAACAAGGCAAACGTAAGATCAAAGTTCTGTATATGATCCCTAGCCAAGAGCAGTCCGGCACATTCACCTTTGCCCAAGCGGCGAAG comes from Fibrella aestuarina BUZ 2 and encodes:
- a CDS encoding DUF4468 domain-containing protein translates to MNRPRYLTYALSTLLKVVLVSLLSFEGFTQRVDLALHQLPAALDTTTGELTYIQVIDVPNTPASVLFDRARSWCMDTFRSSKSVIDYEDKASGVIAAKPLVYTKSRNGSTAQRVVIDIRCKDGKYRCEVHPYEFTTTTLATPVITPFRDFNLRIIEQIRQKGRVAGWQFAHLQAMDAQFKAFLTSIEAAMKQPGKSEF
- a CDS encoding tape measure protein, with translation MDTTERLSVSIDGNLSGFERSIGRAVGLLARVEAAGSRAGRGFDNGFGASITRTTQRVGLSIEQLNNRLALLTQRRNLSLDTGVIARTNREIDGLQRRINQLQNTGLSTSSSTGFDLSGFIGPTAAITAATTAVTALKGALNIADEMNRLDAGLKAVSTSSADFARMQSFLRGLSDQLGISYSALADGYKGLKASTNGTNLQGAETERIFRSVVNAGAALKLSNEEVKGSLRALTQMMSTGTVQSDELKSELASHLPNAFGLAAKAMGVTTSELSKLLERGEVLASDMLPKLATQLEKTYGKNATDNVNNLTGATTRLTNQSRELIQSFDNASGASTFFASIVNGAADSLRGIRQLVEDKSWAVLANQLLRLKDNPVSLFVGNNVLTQASLVAKDRQQFAGMDRTAQQARLQGLKDSIEQRRSQITDLDRGKLKDSVIKPKFYYDLKKTLATEEASLAALLSDFKKPFNQVLSSRTANAPVANLPKPVTDYVDIYKKDKDRYDALIQKREALRAYNQSLNAADSHELAALQTKMERANPKKYGPKPIAQSIRQDTTIDILKRIQGNLKKEIESLLADGVPFDQLPTQLLDNYEAVVKKVAVAEEETKKLEEATKRLVTKIESLSQLKIRGGAGAPKRASGGRESADDSANRAELLGVPTVSASGDFGKYGAHISTVTSHMDDYVAQYTAKLKQSRDAIQASKAMFTDMGTGAITALSESIMRDLNEGKAPLQNALSLISGILGDFIMQLGQTVLKTGSLELLAGAFPGLQGFLLTGPAKIGAGLALIAGGAALKTAKFAEGGHVIGQGTGTSDSIPAWLSNGEYVLKASAVNRLGVGFLNHLNQGRLPGLATGGLVGAVNTPQFGVRGSDAYERANYQMAKGESSNSRSQKLDLKLSSQVRGTDLQLIQDRQARKNRYFGRD